A region of Massilia sp. WG5 DNA encodes the following proteins:
- a CDS encoding YqhA family protein — protein sequence MFASRWLQLPLYLGLILAQCVYVFHFWVELKDLVFAAMGNEAALQHIFQAVAVPGAPLPDKLNETTIMLVVLGLIDVVMISNLLIMVIVGGYETFVSRMYLEDHPDQPEWLSHVNASVLKTKLAMAIIGISSIHLLKTFINAKVYDPQTLIAQTSIHVVFLLSAMAIAYTDRIMTNTASSSKH from the coding sequence ATGTTTGCCAGCCGCTGGCTGCAACTGCCCCTCTACCTCGGCCTGATCCTGGCGCAATGCGTCTACGTGTTCCACTTCTGGGTCGAGCTGAAGGACCTGGTGTTTGCCGCGATGGGCAACGAGGCCGCCCTGCAGCACATCTTCCAGGCCGTGGCGGTGCCCGGCGCGCCGCTGCCCGACAAGCTCAACGAGACCACCATCATGCTGGTCGTGCTGGGCCTGATCGACGTGGTGATGATTTCGAATTTGCTGATCATGGTGATCGTCGGCGGCTACGAAACCTTCGTGTCGCGCATGTACCTCGAAGACCATCCGGACCAGCCGGAATGGCTGTCGCACGTGAACGCCTCCGTGCTGAAGACCAAGCTGGCGATGGCGATCATCGGCATCTCCTCGATCCACCTGCTGAAGACCTTCATCAACGCGAAGGTGTACGACCCGCAGACCCTGATCGCACAGACCAGTATCCACGTCGTGTTCCTGCTGTCGGCGATGGCGATCGCCTATACCGACCGCATCATGACCAACACCGCAAGCAGCTCCAAACACTAA
- a CDS encoding glycosyltransferase family 2 protein produces the protein MHPNELEQLRARDTRTLSVVVPVFNEQEVLPEFHARLSAVLDGLALPAKIIYVNDGSIDATLDAIRQLAEHDARVMLVDLSRNFGKEIALTAGLDHADTDAVVVIDADLQDPPELIPELVAHWLDGYDVVYAKRTCRNGESAAKRLTAFLFYRLIQKMSRVRIPEDTGDFRLLSRRAVHAVCQMREQHRFMKGMFAWIGYPQKAVPYQRAPRHAGASKWNYWKLWNFALEGITSFSCMPLKVATYVGLCSASGAFAYGLYIVVRTLVVGNPVPGYPSLLTAIMFLGGLQLSSIGIIGEYLARMFDESKQRPLYFLKDGVPCSTVCPPERQTGHAGRFSYCGEEADQSSFQA, from the coding sequence ATGCATCCAAACGAACTCGAACAGCTGCGCGCGCGCGACACGAGAACCTTGTCGGTTGTGGTCCCGGTGTTCAACGAGCAGGAAGTGCTGCCCGAATTCCACGCCCGGCTCAGCGCGGTGCTCGACGGGCTGGCGCTGCCCGCCAAGATCATCTACGTCAACGACGGCAGCATCGACGCCACGCTGGACGCGATCCGCCAGCTCGCCGAGCACGACGCGCGCGTGATGCTGGTCGACCTGTCGCGCAACTTCGGCAAGGAGATCGCGCTCACGGCCGGTCTCGACCATGCCGACACCGATGCCGTGGTCGTGATCGACGCCGACCTGCAGGATCCTCCCGAACTGATTCCCGAGCTGGTCGCGCACTGGCTCGACGGCTACGACGTCGTGTACGCCAAGCGCACCTGCCGCAACGGCGAGAGCGCGGCGAAAAGACTGACGGCCTTCCTGTTCTACCGGCTCATCCAGAAAATGAGCCGGGTGCGCATCCCGGAAGACACCGGCGACTTCCGGCTGCTCAGCCGGCGCGCGGTGCACGCGGTGTGCCAGATGCGCGAGCAGCACCGCTTCATGAAGGGCATGTTCGCGTGGATCGGCTATCCGCAGAAAGCGGTGCCCTACCAGCGTGCACCACGCCATGCCGGCGCCAGCAAGTGGAACTATTGGAAACTGTGGAACTTTGCACTGGAAGGCATCACGTCGTTCAGCTGCATGCCGCTCAAGGTCGCTACGTATGTCGGCCTGTGCAGTGCCTCGGGCGCGTTCGCCTATGGCCTGTACATCGTGGTGCGCACGCTTGTCGTCGGCAATCCCGTGCCGGGCTATCCCTCGCTGCTGACGGCCATCATGTTCCTCGGCGGCCTGCAACTGTCCAGCATCGGCATCATCGGCGAGTATCTTGCCCGCATGTTCGACGAGAGCAAGCAACGGCCCTTGTATTTCCTGAAGGACGGGGTGCCGTGCAGCACGGTGTGCCCTCCTGAACGACAAACCGGCCACGCGGGCCGGTTTTCGTACTGCGGGGAGGAAGCAGATCAGTCCAGCTTCCAGGCGTAG
- a CDS encoding SDR family NAD(P)-dependent oxidoreductase — translation MSLQNKVAIVTGAAGGIGLAIARRLLRDGARVVLADLDQQRLDAASAELGKEADPACIAASPCDVAVEADVLRTVDTAIQRFGSIDIIVNNAGLMIFKPIETQTGDDWTRILSVDLVGAFYFIKQAFLRMPSGGAIVNISSVHAVETEPMVASYAAAKAALVSLTRSAALEGKPKGIRVNAVLPGAIDTPMLWDNPNVKAGIEIIDKHDVGQPADVADVVAFLASDAARFVQGASLLVDGGRLDRL, via the coding sequence ATGAGCCTGCAGAATAAAGTTGCCATCGTTACAGGTGCGGCCGGCGGCATCGGCCTCGCCATCGCGCGTCGCCTGCTGCGCGACGGTGCCCGCGTCGTACTCGCCGACCTCGACCAGCAGCGCCTCGACGCCGCCAGCGCCGAACTCGGCAAGGAAGCCGATCCCGCGTGCATTGCCGCCAGCCCTTGCGACGTCGCGGTCGAGGCTGACGTCTTGCGCACCGTCGACACCGCCATACAGCGCTTCGGCAGCATCGATATCATCGTCAACAACGCCGGCCTGATGATCTTCAAGCCGATCGAAACACAGACCGGCGACGACTGGACCCGCATCCTCAGTGTCGACCTGGTCGGCGCCTTTTATTTCATCAAGCAGGCCTTCCTGCGCATGCCGTCCGGCGGCGCCATCGTGAATATCTCCAGCGTCCACGCGGTCGAGACCGAACCGATGGTGGCCTCGTACGCGGCGGCCAAGGCGGCCCTGGTGTCGCTGACGCGTTCGGCCGCGCTGGAAGGCAAGCCCAAGGGGATCCGCGTGAACGCGGTCCTGCCCGGCGCAATCGATACCCCGATGCTGTGGGACAACCCGAACGTGAAAGCCGGGATCGAGATCATCGACAAGCACGACGTCGGCCAGCCCGCCGACGTTGCCGACGTGGTTGCCTTCCTGGCCTCGGACGCGGCGCGTTTCGTCCAGGGTGCTTCGCTGCTGGTCGACGGTGGCAGGCTCGATCGACTGTGA
- a CDS encoding LysR family transcriptional regulator encodes MTLKQLEAFYWAATLGSFSTAANRLNITQSTLSKRLAELEASLGASLFDRSAQRSVLTEHGQRILEHAHKMLVMEGEIKSLLCLPQSLSGTCRFGISELTALTWFPNFVSRINQLHPQLVLEPYVDLGSALEKKLMRGELDFAIVPHTRAGNGLLSSMPLATLDFAWMASPKRIKAGKTLTVEEIQQHPIIVMTSESRLTESFHNWSSQHKVSARRVLACNSLSAIVGLTIADVGISFLPRRFLEPMVEHGKLNAFQSEPPLPSIEYCFRWRTDDTRTLVPTLAQLAGTEVNYSLAYGF; translated from the coding sequence ATGACACTGAAACAGCTGGAAGCGTTCTACTGGGCAGCTACTCTAGGCAGCTTTTCCACCGCGGCGAACAGGCTCAACATTACGCAGTCCACGCTGTCAAAACGCCTGGCTGAGCTTGAAGCTTCGCTTGGTGCGTCCTTGTTCGACCGATCAGCACAACGTTCCGTACTCACGGAACACGGCCAACGAATTCTCGAGCATGCACACAAGATGCTGGTGATGGAAGGGGAGATAAAATCATTGCTGTGTCTTCCCCAATCCCTGAGCGGCACCTGCCGATTCGGCATCAGCGAATTGACGGCCTTGACCTGGTTCCCGAACTTCGTCTCCAGGATCAACCAGCTTCATCCGCAACTGGTATTGGAACCTTACGTCGATTTGGGCTCAGCGCTGGAAAAAAAGCTGATGCGGGGAGAACTCGATTTTGCGATCGTCCCGCATACGCGCGCCGGCAATGGATTGCTGTCTTCGATGCCATTGGCCACGCTCGACTTTGCATGGATGGCCTCGCCAAAACGCATCAAGGCCGGCAAGACCTTGACGGTCGAAGAAATTCAGCAGCACCCGATCATCGTCATGACCAGCGAATCGCGCCTCACTGAATCCTTCCATAACTGGTCGTCGCAGCATAAGGTCTCGGCCCGGCGTGTTCTCGCATGTAACAGTCTCAGCGCCATCGTCGGCCTGACGATCGCAGACGTGGGAATCAGTTTCCTGCCGCGCCGCTTCCTAGAGCCCATGGTCGAGCATGGGAAGTTGAACGCGTTTCAGAGCGAGCCGCCTCTGCCTTCCATCGAGTACTGCTTCCGCTGGCGAACCGACGATACCCGTACCCTTGTTCCGACGCTGGCCCAGTTGGCCGGGACAGAAGTCAACTATTCCCTGGCGTACGGGTTCTGA
- a CDS encoding fumarate hydratase produces the protein MTVIKQDDLIESVAAALQYISYYHPADYIQHLARAYEAEQSPAAKDAIAQILTNSRMCAEGKRPICQDTGIVNVFLKVGMNVRFEGFGSGSITDAVNEGVRRAYNFADNKLRASIVADPHFERKNTKDNTPAVVHMELVPGDTVDVMVAAKGGGSENKTKFVMLNPSDSLVDWVLKTVPLMGAGWCPPGMLGIGIGGSAEKAMLMAKESLMEDIDMYELKQRGPQNKLEELRIELCDKINALGIGAQGLGGLTTVLDVKINMYPTHAASKPVAMIPNCAATRHAHFVLDGSGPSYIEPPALSTWPDVNWTPDTQKSKSVNLDTLTKEEVASWQPGQTLLLNGKMLTGRDAAHKRIQDMLAKGEQLPVDFTNRVIYYVGPVDPVRDEVVGPAGPTTATRMDKFTDMMLEQTGLIAMIGKAERGPAAIEAIKNHKSAYLMAVGGSAYLVSKAIKSAKVVGFEDLGMEAIYEFEVKDMPVTVAVDSTGTSVHQTGPKEWSAKIESLKGIPVSVA, from the coding sequence ATGACTGTCATCAAACAGGACGACCTGATCGAATCCGTCGCCGCAGCACTGCAGTACATCAGCTACTACCACCCGGCCGACTACATCCAGCACCTCGCGCGCGCGTACGAAGCGGAGCAGAGCCCGGCCGCCAAGGACGCCATCGCCCAGATCCTGACCAACTCGCGCATGTGCGCCGAGGGCAAGCGTCCGATCTGCCAGGACACCGGCATCGTCAACGTGTTCCTGAAGGTCGGCATGAACGTGCGCTTCGAGGGCTTCGGCAGCGGTTCGATCACCGACGCCGTCAACGAAGGCGTGCGCCGCGCGTACAACTTCGCCGACAACAAGCTGCGCGCCTCGATCGTGGCCGACCCGCACTTCGAGCGCAAGAACACCAAGGACAACACCCCGGCCGTCGTGCACATGGAACTGGTGCCGGGCGACACCGTCGACGTGATGGTCGCGGCCAAGGGCGGCGGCTCGGAGAACAAGACCAAGTTCGTGATGCTGAACCCGTCCGACTCGCTGGTCGACTGGGTCCTGAAGACCGTGCCGCTGATGGGCGCCGGCTGGTGCCCGCCGGGCATGCTGGGCATCGGTATCGGCGGCTCGGCCGAGAAGGCGATGCTGATGGCGAAAGAGTCGCTGATGGAAGACATCGACATGTACGAACTGAAGCAGCGCGGCCCGCAGAACAAGCTGGAAGAACTGCGTATCGAACTGTGCGACAAGATCAACGCGCTGGGCATCGGCGCCCAGGGCCTGGGCGGCCTGACCACCGTGCTGGACGTGAAGATCAACATGTACCCGACCCACGCGGCCTCGAAGCCGGTGGCGATGATCCCGAACTGCGCCGCTACCCGCCACGCCCACTTCGTGCTGGACGGCTCGGGCCCGTCCTACATCGAACCGCCGGCGCTGTCGACCTGGCCGGACGTGAACTGGACCCCGGACACCCAGAAGTCCAAGAGCGTGAACCTGGATACGCTGACGAAGGAAGAAGTCGCGTCCTGGCAGCCGGGCCAGACCCTGCTCCTGAACGGCAAGATGCTGACCGGCCGCGACGCCGCCCACAAGCGCATCCAGGACATGCTGGCCAAGGGCGAGCAGCTGCCGGTGGACTTCACGAATCGCGTTATTTACTACGTCGGCCCGGTCGACCCGGTGCGTGACGAAGTGGTTGGCCCGGCAGGCCCGACCACCGCGACCCGCATGGACAAGTTCACCGACATGATGCTCGAGCAGACCGGCCTGATCGCCATGATCGGCAAGGCCGAGCGCGGCCCGGCCGCCATCGAGGCGATCAAGAACCACAAGTCGGCCTACCTGATGGCAGTCGGCGGTTCGGCCTACCTGGTCTCGAAGGCGATCAAGTCGGCCAAGGTGGTCGGCTTCGAAGACCTGGGCATGGAAGCGATCTACGAGTTCGAAGTGAAGGACATGCCGGTGACCGTCGCCGTCGATTCGACCGGCACCTCGGTGCACCAGACCGGTCCGAAGGAATGGTCGGCGAAGATCGAGTCGCTGAAGGGTATTCCGGTCAGCGTCGCCTGA
- the murI gene encoding glutamate racemase, with product MSTPHFPHDAPVGIFDSGVGGFSVLRHVRAQLPHEHLIYVADSGFAPYGDKPEEVVAERSLAIARFLVAKGAKALVVACNTATVAAVKLLRARMPDMPIVGVEPGLKPAAAASRNGRIGVLATERTLAGAKFLQLRDQIAEATGAQFLLQPCQGLADQIEFGELDSHDTAAMLERYIAPLLAQGADTLVLGCTHYPLVQASIERVIADQGFDDVTLVDTGEAVARQLGRLLEAGDLLRPAAANEAARVEAYTSASATALSAAFNSLVGIDPPVQETDFAGFRTAGHI from the coding sequence ATGAGCACTCCCCACTTCCCCCACGACGCCCCGGTCGGCATCTTCGATTCCGGCGTCGGCGGCTTCTCCGTCCTGCGCCATGTGCGCGCCCAGCTGCCGCACGAACACCTGATCTACGTGGCCGACTCCGGCTTCGCCCCCTACGGCGACAAGCCCGAGGAGGTCGTGGCCGAACGCTCGCTGGCGATCGCCCGCTTCCTCGTCGCGAAAGGCGCAAAGGCGCTGGTCGTGGCCTGCAACACCGCGACCGTGGCCGCCGTGAAGCTGCTGCGCGCGCGCATGCCGGACATGCCCATCGTCGGCGTCGAGCCCGGCCTGAAGCCGGCCGCCGCGGCGAGCCGGAACGGCAGGATCGGCGTGCTGGCCACCGAGCGCACCCTGGCCGGCGCCAAGTTCCTGCAGCTGCGCGACCAGATCGCCGAAGCGACCGGCGCGCAGTTCCTGCTGCAGCCCTGCCAGGGCCTGGCCGACCAGATCGAATTCGGCGAGCTCGATTCGCACGACACCGCCGCCATGCTGGAGCGCTACATCGCCCCGCTGCTGGCGCAAGGCGCCGACACCCTGGTGCTGGGCTGCACCCACTATCCGCTGGTGCAGGCCTCGATCGAGCGCGTGATCGCCGACCAGGGCTTCGATGACGTGACCCTGGTCGATACCGGCGAGGCGGTCGCGCGCCAGCTCGGGCGCCTGCTGGAAGCCGGCGATCTGCTGCGCCCTGCCGCTGCCAACGAAGCGGCGCGCGTGGAAGCTTATACGAGCGCCAGCGCCACCGCCCTGTCGGCGGCGTTCAACAGCCTGGTCGGCATCGATCCGCCGGTCCAGGAAACCGATTTTGCCGGGTTCCGCACTGCTGGGCACATTTAG
- a CDS encoding family 1 glycosylhydrolase, translating into MFTGFMFATGIENSIPTIGNGKVRVDEMAKCGHYKHWRTDFDLVRELGIRVLRYGPPLHLTWLGPDRYDWSFADETFAELYRRNLVVIVDLCHFGVPDWIGNFQNPDFPALFAGYARAFAERFPWVQLYTPINEMSICALFSAKYGWWNEQLTTDRGFVNATKYIVRANLLAMREILQVRADALFVQSESSEYFHAECPDAIGPAEIKNAHRFLSLDLNYGRRVDSNMYEYLMDNGMTREEYHFFLDNNLKHHCLMGNDYYQTNEHHVSADGNTRASGEIFGYAIITQQYYDRYRLPVMHTETNLAQGPAGDEAVRWLRKEWANVLSIRNSGVPVVGFTWYSLTDQVDWDTALREDNGNVNPLGLFDLDRNIRPVGAAYRDLIRDWGAVLPTQSVCLQVPVALPQDTILPAPELAPAPAHETSEAATAAPKNTE; encoded by the coding sequence TTGTTCACTGGATTTATGTTCGCGACCGGCATCGAAAACAGCATCCCGACCATCGGCAACGGCAAGGTTCGCGTCGACGAGATGGCGAAGTGCGGCCACTACAAGCACTGGCGCACGGATTTCGACCTCGTGCGGGAACTCGGCATCCGCGTGCTGCGCTATGGCCCTCCCCTTCACCTGACCTGGCTGGGGCCGGACCGCTACGACTGGTCCTTCGCGGACGAGACTTTTGCCGAACTGTACCGCCGTAACCTGGTCGTCATCGTCGACCTGTGCCATTTCGGCGTGCCCGACTGGATCGGCAACTTCCAGAATCCGGATTTCCCGGCCTTGTTTGCCGGCTACGCGCGTGCCTTCGCCGAGCGCTTTCCCTGGGTCCAGCTGTACACGCCCATCAACGAGATGTCGATCTGCGCCCTCTTCTCGGCCAAGTACGGCTGGTGGAACGAGCAGCTGACGACCGACCGCGGCTTCGTGAACGCAACCAAGTACATCGTCCGCGCCAACCTGCTGGCGATGCGCGAAATCCTGCAGGTGCGCGCCGACGCCCTGTTCGTGCAGAGCGAATCGAGCGAGTATTTCCACGCCGAGTGCCCGGACGCCATCGGACCGGCGGAAATCAAGAATGCCCACCGCTTCCTGTCGCTCGATTTGAACTACGGCCGCCGGGTCGATTCGAACATGTACGAGTACCTGATGGACAATGGGATGACGCGCGAGGAATACCATTTTTTCCTCGACAATAATCTCAAGCACCACTGCCTGATGGGCAACGATTACTACCAGACCAATGAGCACCATGTCAGCGCCGACGGCAACACCCGCGCTTCCGGTGAGATCTTTGGCTACGCCATCATCACGCAGCAGTACTACGACCGTTATCGCCTGCCGGTGATGCATACCGAAACCAACCTGGCGCAGGGTCCTGCGGGCGACGAGGCGGTGCGCTGGCTGCGCAAGGAATGGGCGAACGTCCTCAGCATTCGCAACAGCGGCGTGCCGGTGGTCGGCTTCACCTGGTACTCTCTGACCGACCAGGTCGACTGGGATACGGCGCTGCGCGAAGACAACGGCAACGTCAATCCGCTCGGCCTGTTCGACCTGGACCGCAACATTCGTCCGGTGGGTGCCGCCTACCGCGACCTGATCCGCGACTGGGGCGCCGTGCTGCCGACCCAGAGCGTGTGCCTGCAAGTGCCGGTGGCGCTGCCGCAGGACACCATTCTCCCTGCGCCCGAGCTTGCTCCGGCGCCGGCCCACGAAACCAGCGAAGCGGCCACCGCCGCGCCCAAGAATACCGAGTGA
- a CDS encoding YXWGXW repeat-containing protein has product MKRILCAAAAALISTAAFVPAQAFAKGDVLVVRTAPPAPRHEAVPHARRGYEWAPGYWNWNGHRYVWVKGHYEKVRKGYTYHRPEWRQGDNGWTLERGGWRHGDRDGDGVPNRVDDHPNNPHRS; this is encoded by the coding sequence ATGAAACGAATCCTCTGTGCCGCTGCCGCAGCCCTGATCAGCACCGCCGCCTTCGTGCCGGCGCAGGCCTTCGCGAAAGGTGACGTGCTGGTCGTCCGCACCGCGCCGCCGGCGCCGCGCCACGAAGCCGTGCCGCATGCACGCCGCGGCTACGAATGGGCCCCGGGCTACTGGAACTGGAACGGCCACCGCTATGTGTGGGTCAAAGGGCATTACGAAAAAGTCCGCAAGGGCTACACCTACCACCGTCCGGAATGGCGCCAGGGCGACAATGGCTGGACCCTGGAGCGCGGCGGCTGGCGTCACGGCGACCGCGACGGCGACGGCGTGCCGAACCGCGTCGACGACCACCCGAACAATCCGCACCGTTCGTAA
- a CDS encoding KTSC domain-containing protein → MDMKRINAGKLRAIGYAPKERILRVEFDDGSAIDYAGVSNDVWKRFSNSGAAWSFYRDNIEEEFAGTRGRAEVAGQRAELDPKKPNPLDALFKQPGEE, encoded by the coding sequence ATGGACATGAAACGCATCAACGCCGGCAAACTGCGCGCGATCGGCTATGCGCCGAAGGAACGCATCCTGCGGGTCGAGTTCGACGACGGCAGCGCCATCGACTATGCCGGCGTGAGCAATGACGTCTGGAAACGGTTCTCGAACTCGGGCGCTGCCTGGAGTTTTTATCGGGACAATATCGAGGAAGAGTTCGCGGGCACGCGCGGGCGTGCGGAAGTCGCCGGCCAGCGCGCCGAACTCGATCCGAAAAAGCCGAATCCGCTCGACGCCCTGTTCAAGCAGCCCGGCGAAGAATAA
- the acs gene encoding acetate--CoA ligase translates to MAENETNKELEQGALHEHRVFNPPADFAANATISGMDAYRKLCDEAASDYEGFWARLARENIDWQKPFTQTLDESNAPFYKWFADGQLNASYNCLDRNLTNGNADKTAIIFEADDGQVTRATYRELHERVCKFANGLKARGIKKGDRVIIYMSMSIEGVVAMQACARIGATHSVVFGGFSAKSLQERVIDAGAVAIITADEQMRGGKSLPLKAIVDEALAMGGCDTIKDVIVYKRTGGNINFQQGRDLWLHELLEGQPAECEPEWVDAEHPLFILYTSGSTGTPKGVQHSTGGYLLWAALTMKWTFDIKPDDVYWCTADIGWVTGHTYICYGPTAVGATQVIFEGVPTFPHAGRFWETIAKHKVSIFYTAPTAIRSLIKASNADEKVHPQSFDLSSLRLLGTVGEPINPEAWMWYYKNVGNERCPVVDTFWQTETGGHMITPLPGATPMVPGSCTLPLPGIMAAIVDEAGADVPNGQGGILVVKRPWPSMIRTIWNNPDRFRSAYYPDELGGKYYLAGDGAIRNKDTGYFTITGRIDDVLNVSGHRMGTMEIESALVAHPVVAEAAVVGKPDETTGEAVCAFVVLKQARPTGEEAKKLAAELRNWVGKEIGPIAKPKEIRFGDNLPKTRSGKIMRRLLRVLAKGETITQDVSTLENPAILDQLKESA, encoded by the coding sequence ATGGCTGAGAACGAGACCAACAAGGAGCTGGAGCAGGGCGCATTGCACGAGCACCGCGTGTTCAACCCGCCCGCCGACTTTGCCGCCAACGCAACCATCTCCGGGATGGATGCCTACCGCAAACTGTGCGACGAAGCCGCCAGCGACTACGAAGGATTCTGGGCCAGGCTGGCCCGCGAGAACATCGACTGGCAGAAGCCTTTCACCCAGACCCTCGACGAATCGAATGCCCCGTTCTACAAGTGGTTCGCCGACGGGCAACTGAACGCCTCGTACAACTGCCTCGACCGCAACCTCACGAACGGCAACGCCGATAAAACCGCGATCATCTTCGAGGCCGACGACGGCCAGGTGACCCGCGCCACCTACCGCGAACTGCATGAGCGCGTCTGCAAGTTCGCGAATGGACTGAAGGCCCGCGGCATCAAGAAGGGTGACCGCGTCATCATCTACATGTCGATGTCGATCGAAGGCGTGGTCGCGATGCAGGCCTGCGCCCGCATCGGCGCGACCCACTCGGTGGTGTTCGGCGGCTTCTCGGCGAAGTCGCTGCAGGAACGCGTCATCGACGCCGGCGCGGTCGCCATCATCACCGCCGACGAGCAGATGCGCGGCGGTAAATCGCTGCCGCTGAAAGCCATCGTCGACGAAGCCCTGGCGATGGGCGGCTGCGACACCATCAAGGATGTGATCGTCTACAAGCGCACCGGCGGCAACATCAACTTCCAGCAGGGCCGCGACCTGTGGCTGCACGAGCTGCTCGAGGGCCAGCCGGCCGAGTGCGAGCCGGAGTGGGTCGATGCTGAGCATCCGCTGTTCATCCTCTACACCTCGGGCTCGACCGGCACGCCGAAGGGCGTCCAGCACAGCACCGGCGGCTATCTGCTGTGGGCCGCGCTGACCATGAAGTGGACCTTCGACATCAAGCCGGACGACGTCTACTGGTGCACGGCCGACATCGGCTGGGTCACCGGCCACACCTATATCTGCTACGGCCCGACCGCCGTCGGCGCCACCCAGGTCATCTTCGAAGGCGTGCCGACCTTCCCGCACGCCGGCCGCTTCTGGGAGACCATCGCCAAGCACAAGGTCTCGATCTTCTACACCGCGCCGACCGCGATCCGTTCGCTGATCAAGGCCTCCAACGCGGACGAAAAGGTGCATCCGCAGAGCTTCGACCTGTCCAGCCTGCGCCTGCTGGGCACGGTGGGCGAGCCGATCAATCCGGAAGCCTGGATGTGGTACTACAAGAACGTCGGCAACGAGCGCTGCCCGGTCGTCGACACCTTCTGGCAGACCGAGACCGGCGGCCACATGATCACTCCGCTGCCGGGCGCGACCCCGATGGTGCCGGGCTCCTGCACGCTGCCGCTGCCGGGCATCATGGCCGCCATCGTCGACGAAGCCGGCGCCGACGTGCCGAACGGGCAGGGCGGCATCCTGGTCGTGAAGCGTCCGTGGCCGTCGATGATCCGCACCATCTGGAACAACCCGGACCGCTTCCGCAGCGCCTACTATCCGGACGAACTGGGCGGCAAATACTACCTGGCCGGCGACGGCGCGATCCGCAACAAGGACACCGGCTACTTCACCATCACCGGCCGCATCGACGACGTGCTGAACGTCTCTGGCCACCGCATGGGCACGATGGAAATCGAGTCGGCCCTGGTGGCGCACCCGGTCGTGGCGGAAGCCGCCGTGGTCGGCAAGCCGGACGAGACCACCGGCGAAGCCGTGTGCGCCTTCGTGGTCCTGAAGCAGGCGCGCCCGACCGGCGAGGAAGCGAAGAAGCTGGCCGCCGAGCTGCGCAACTGGGTGGGCAAGGAGATCGGTCCGATCGCCAAGCCGAAGGAAATCCGCTTTGGCGACAACCTGCCGAAGACGCGCTCCGGCAAGATCATGCGCCGCCTGCTGCGCGTGCTGGCCAAGGGCGAGACGATCACCCAGGACGTGTCGACGCTGGAGAATCCGGCAATCCTGGACCAGCTGAAGGAATCCGCTTAA